A section of the Roseivirga sp. BDSF3-8 genome encodes:
- a CDS encoding NAD(P)/FAD-dependent oxidoreductase codes for MQPVVAVIGGGAAGFFGALTIAAHRPGVRVMIFEKTGKVLSKVRVSGGGRCNVTHDCFQPGKLATFYPRGGRMLKKLFGRFSASDTVQWFKERGVELKTEADGRIFPVSDSSQTIIDLFMREASRLGVEIRTRCVVTEIAPDDEGFSLTTSEGMMRANKVLVSAGGHSKESAYDWLKNLGHEIIPPVPSLFTFNVPREGLNDLAGIALPDARVKVEGSKWEYTGPLLITHWGFSGPAVLKTSAWAARDFFEKKYAFNIHVSWNASAGEEAVRALIHTYLSDHGTRKIHKYPLMDLPQRLWTRLCERAEIEPNRTWAELPKKNRNKLVEELVRSHYTVAGKTTFKEEFVTAGGVALTSVNAKTMESKHINGMYFSGEILDVDGVTGGFNFQAAWSTAFIAGKAISTSI; via the coding sequence TTGCAGCCTGTTGTAGCCGTTATCGGCGGAGGGGCCGCCGGTTTTTTCGGTGCGCTCACTATTGCAGCTCATCGGCCGGGTGTGCGCGTGATGATTTTTGAAAAGACCGGTAAGGTCCTTTCAAAAGTAAGAGTCAGTGGAGGGGGCAGGTGCAATGTTACGCACGACTGCTTTCAGCCAGGTAAGTTGGCCACCTTTTACCCACGCGGCGGCAGGATGCTGAAGAAGCTTTTCGGTCGGTTTTCTGCTTCCGATACGGTACAGTGGTTCAAAGAACGTGGCGTAGAGCTCAAAACGGAAGCTGACGGGCGCATATTTCCTGTGTCGGATTCTTCTCAGACCATCATAGACCTGTTTATGCGCGAGGCTTCACGCCTTGGAGTGGAAATCAGGACACGCTGCGTTGTCACTGAAATAGCTCCGGATGATGAAGGTTTTAGTCTGACTACGTCTGAAGGTATGATGAGGGCCAATAAGGTACTGGTGTCTGCCGGCGGTCATTCAAAAGAATCTGCATACGACTGGCTGAAAAACCTCGGGCATGAGATTATTCCTCCCGTTCCCAGTCTTTTTACATTTAATGTACCCAGGGAAGGCCTGAATGACCTTGCCGGAATAGCACTTCCTGATGCCAGGGTCAAAGTAGAGGGAAGTAAGTGGGAATATACCGGACCCTTGCTCATTACCCATTGGGGCTTTAGCGGGCCTGCCGTACTAAAGACCTCCGCCTGGGCGGCCCGGGACTTTTTTGAGAAAAAGTATGCCTTCAACATTCATGTCTCATGGAATGCCTCCGCAGGGGAGGAGGCGGTAAGAGCCCTTATCCATACCTATCTTTCTGACCATGGTACCCGTAAGATCCACAAATATCCCCTGATGGATTTGCCGCAACGACTGTGGACCCGGCTGTGTGAGCGCGCAGAAATAGAACCGAATCGTACCTGGGCAGAGCTCCCCAAAAAGAACCGGAACAAGCTGGTTGAAGAGTTGGTGAGAAGCCACTATACCGTAGCTGGTAAAACAACTTTCAAGGAAGAGTTTGTAACAGCCGGTGGTGTAGCGCTTACATCTGTTAATGCTAAAACAATGGAAAGTAAACATATTAATGGTATGTACTTTTCAGGTGAAATACTGGATGTGGACGGCGTCACCGGGGGCTTCAATTTTCAAGCGGCATGGAGCACCGCATTTATAGCGGGAAAGGCTATTTCAACATCCATTTAG
- a CDS encoding IS1182 family transposase — protein sequence MSEKIVFKDYNPKQIMLLPPSLEELIEADHPVRVVNEVVDRLDIAPLLTGYKPGGTSVYHPRMLLKILIYGYMSNIYSTRKLEAAIGQNVHFMWLAGMNKPDHNTIARFRCDRLKDSLKVIFAQIVMFLVDEGLLDLKTVYTDGTKIEAQANRYTFVWGRSIKTNTEKISQQLEELWDYTQRVAEDELYQEKPDFSKIDARKVSDTIDRIDQALTGKKIAKGKRQKLTYARKNWPGKLAEYQQKQAILGQRNSYSKTDHDATFMMMKEDHMRNGQLKPGYNLQISTSNQYLVNYTIHQNPTDTLTLQPHLKNYQQLYNTLPDTICADAGYGSEENYDYLKDKVEKAYVKYNYFHKEQTRKWKQDISKSQNLHYNEEQDKIYCPAGQPMDHIGKRKTKTKSGYEQTYAQYQARNCLECPLRSGCFKAKGNRIVEINHNLRTHKQKVRDMLMSDQGIAHRKQRPADVETVFAAIKHNRGFRRFMMRGTEKVEIEAGLLAIAHNLLKKAS from the coding sequence ATAAGCGAAAAGATAGTTTTTAAAGACTACAACCCCAAGCAAATTATGCTTTTACCTCCGAGCCTGGAGGAGTTAATAGAGGCAGACCATCCAGTTCGGGTGGTCAACGAAGTGGTCGATCGTCTTGATATTGCCCCTCTATTGACTGGTTATAAGCCTGGCGGTACATCAGTATATCATCCAAGGATGCTGCTTAAAATATTGATTTACGGGTATATGAGTAATATCTACTCTACCCGCAAGTTGGAGGCAGCTATTGGTCAAAACGTTCACTTCATGTGGTTGGCAGGTATGAACAAGCCTGACCATAACACTATTGCCCGTTTTCGATGCGATCGGTTGAAAGATAGCCTGAAGGTGATCTTTGCTCAGATTGTAATGTTCTTAGTTGATGAGGGCCTACTGGACTTAAAGACAGTTTACACCGACGGCACCAAGATAGAAGCCCAGGCTAATCGCTACACGTTTGTGTGGGGCAGGTCTATTAAGACCAATACCGAAAAGATAAGCCAACAGCTTGAAGAGTTGTGGGACTATACCCAGCGGGTGGCAGAAGACGAGTTATATCAGGAAAAGCCTGATTTTAGCAAAATCGATGCTCGAAAGGTTAGTGATACTATTGATAGGATTGACCAGGCACTCACGGGCAAGAAGATAGCAAAAGGGAAGAGGCAGAAGCTTACCTATGCACGAAAAAACTGGCCTGGGAAGCTGGCTGAATACCAGCAGAAGCAAGCTATACTGGGACAACGAAACAGCTATTCAAAGACTGACCACGATGCAACCTTTATGATGATGAAGGAAGACCATATGCGAAATGGACAGCTCAAGCCGGGCTATAACCTTCAGATCAGCACCTCCAATCAATACTTGGTAAACTACACGATCCATCAAAATCCTACCGACACCCTAACGTTACAACCCCATCTTAAGAACTATCAGCAGTTATATAACACCCTGCCTGACACTATATGCGCTGATGCAGGATATGGTAGCGAAGAGAACTATGACTATCTGAAAGATAAAGTAGAGAAGGCCTATGTAAAGTATAATTACTTCCATAAGGAGCAAACCAGAAAATGGAAGCAAGACATATCTAAATCTCAGAACCTGCATTACAACGAAGAGCAGGATAAGATCTATTGCCCGGCAGGCCAGCCAATGGATCATATAGGAAAGCGAAAAACAAAAACTAAGTCGGGTTATGAACAAACTTATGCACAATATCAGGCCAGAAACTGCCTGGAGTGTCCATTAAGGAGCGGTTGTTTTAAAGCAAAAGGCAACCGGATAGTTGAGATCAATCATAACCTTAGAACTCACAAGCAAAAAGTGCGGGATATGCTTATGAGTGACCAGGGAATAGCTCATCGCAAGCAGCGACCGGCAGATGTAGAAACTGTGTTCGCAGCCATCAAACACAACCGGGGCTTCCGCAGATTTATGATGCGGGGAACAGAGAAAGTCGAAATAGAAGCCGGACTACTGGCTATTGCACATAACCTGCTCAAAAAGGCTTCATAG
- a CDS encoding alpha-amylase family glycosyl hydrolase, with protein sequence MLFKHLLVAVFSLSLITGCNTAEQPAEEPVREMAAQWPHAMTYEIFVQSFADSDGDSIGDINGMTQNLAYIKNLGAKAIWLMPISPSPSYHKYDITDYQAIHEDYGSLDDFKNFVKKAHEHDIKVIIDLVVNHTDQNHPWFQKAISGSENPYRDYYVWANADSVRESLIAKGRMEANASYIPEWHTREGNEEIYYGFFWQGMPDLNYNNPSVRKEITEIGKFWLEEVKVDGFRLDAALYIYPKDEVEKTVAWWEEFRTEMEKVNKDVYLVGEVWADTEITAPFLNGLDAVFNFDLSFEIVKTIQNEVDSGLIEMHNEIRNAYSTENPEYVDATFLTNHDQDRIMSQLGNYEPKARLAAALLMTLPGSPYIYYGEELGMRGKKPDEFIREPFLWEPGLTEKETRWREAIFSTEGVIAPLAVQKQDSGSLYNVYKGLITTRNYSAPLTYGNLQKVDDGSNKIISFTRSHEDKSVLVMHNLSGEEKQVKITTELSDYKIITWSSGSSGIQGNVILLAPYGSLVLGKP encoded by the coding sequence ATGCTATTTAAACACTTATTAGTGGCCGTTTTCTCCCTTTCCTTGATAACCGGATGCAACACTGCCGAGCAGCCAGCCGAAGAGCCTGTTAGGGAAATGGCTGCCCAATGGCCTCATGCTATGACTTATGAGATTTTCGTCCAGTCATTTGCAGATAGTGACGGAGACTCCATCGGTGACATCAACGGGATGACACAAAACCTGGCGTATATAAAAAATTTAGGAGCCAAAGCCATCTGGCTTATGCCCATAAGCCCCTCTCCTTCCTACCACAAATACGATATTACAGACTACCAGGCCATCCATGAGGATTACGGTTCCCTGGACGATTTCAAAAATTTTGTAAAAAAGGCCCATGAGCATGACATCAAAGTCATCATTGACCTGGTGGTAAATCATACTGATCAGAATCACCCCTGGTTTCAGAAAGCTATATCAGGATCCGAAAATCCCTACCGCGATTACTATGTGTGGGCAAATGCTGATAGTGTGAGAGAGAGCCTCATTGCAAAGGGTAGAATGGAGGCGAACGCATCCTACATTCCCGAATGGCACACCCGTGAAGGAAATGAAGAGATTTATTACGGTTTTTTCTGGCAGGGCATGCCCGACCTGAATTATAACAACCCCTCTGTAAGAAAAGAAATTACCGAGATCGGTAAGTTCTGGCTTGAAGAGGTAAAAGTAGATGGCTTCCGCCTGGATGCTGCCCTGTATATTTATCCGAAAGATGAGGTGGAAAAGACGGTAGCCTGGTGGGAAGAATTCAGGACAGAGATGGAGAAGGTAAATAAAGATGTATACCTGGTTGGTGAGGTTTGGGCAGACACTGAGATAACAGCTCCTTTTCTAAACGGACTTGATGCCGTATTTAACTTCGACCTGAGTTTCGAGATAGTCAAAACTATCCAAAATGAAGTGGACAGCGGCCTGATCGAAATGCATAATGAAATCCGAAATGCATACAGCACCGAAAACCCTGAATATGTAGATGCGACCTTCCTGACCAACCACGATCAGGACCGGATCATGAGCCAATTAGGTAATTATGAACCGAAAGCCCGGCTGGCAGCAGCCCTACTGATGACCCTGCCCGGTTCACCTTACATTTATTATGGAGAGGAACTGGGTATGCGAGGCAAAAAGCCCGATGAATTTATACGGGAGCCATTTCTGTGGGAACCCGGCCTGACTGAAAAAGAAACCCGCTGGCGGGAAGCTATTTTCAGTACCGAAGGCGTAATCGCCCCGTTAGCTGTTCAAAAACAGGATTCCGGTTCTCTTTACAATGTATACAAGGGGCTGATTACCACACGCAACTATTCAGCACCACTCACCTATGGTAACCTCCAGAAAGTGGATGACGGATCAAATAAGATTATATCTTTTACCAGAAGCCACGAGGACAAATCTGTTTTGGTTATGCACAACCTTAGCGGTGAAGAAAAACAAGTGAAAATCACGACGGAATTATCTGACTATAAGATTATTACATGGAGTTCTGGCAGCTCTGGCATTCAGGGGAATGTAATATTACTGGCACCCTATGGTAGCCTCGTCCTTGGAAAACCTTGA
- a CDS encoding sodium:solute symporter, whose product MFELSTLDKVVIGIYFLIVFGIAWWATYKEKVNASSSDYFLGGRNLGWFVIGASLFASNIGSEHLIGLAGTGASSGVAVSQFEILAGIALLLLGWVFVPFYIKSGVYTMPEFLERRYDGASRMYLSIISIVGYVLTKISVTIAAGGIVFTVIGVDFWTGALIIVIATGIYTIFGGLKAVLYTDMIQMFVLIGGAIAVTYIGLEKLGGWNEMTSIVGPSFMSMWRPTDHPDFPWTGIMFGAPILGIWYWCTDQFIVQRVLSAKNVSEARKGTIFGGFLKMTPLFIFVVPGIIAYALSQKGLLSLEAADQALPVLIQTLLPSGLVGLVIAGLLAALMSSLSSVFNSTSTLFTLDIYKRFEPNASERKLVVVGQIATAVLVVVGLLWIPFMKYISGQIFTYLQSVQAYIAPPITAVFLFGLFFKRLNATGSIAALLSGLVLGAIRFITEVLYNLEKISLEEGSFMHGYATMNFLHFAIVLFIICVIVLIAVSMATAPPPAEKVEGITYDRKAAKTAETGKGTDIALSILLAIIIIGLWIYFS is encoded by the coding sequence ATGTTTGAATTATCTACACTAGACAAAGTTGTTATCGGGATTTACTTCCTGATCGTATTTGGTATAGCCTGGTGGGCTACATATAAAGAAAAGGTAAATGCCTCCTCATCAGATTACTTCCTAGGGGGAAGAAACCTCGGGTGGTTTGTGATCGGCGCATCCCTTTTTGCTTCAAACATTGGATCGGAGCACCTCATCGGCCTGGCTGGTACAGGGGCCAGTTCCGGGGTAGCCGTCAGCCAGTTTGAGATATTGGCCGGTATTGCCCTGCTCCTGCTAGGCTGGGTCTTCGTGCCTTTCTATATAAAAAGTGGGGTATACACCATGCCCGAATTCCTGGAACGCAGGTATGATGGTGCCTCCCGTATGTACCTGTCCATCATTTCCATTGTAGGATACGTACTTACCAAAATCTCCGTGACCATTGCTGCAGGAGGTATCGTCTTTACTGTAATAGGCGTAGACTTTTGGACCGGCGCCCTTATTATTGTCATCGCTACTGGTATTTATACTATTTTCGGAGGGCTCAAAGCAGTACTGTATACAGACATGATTCAGATGTTTGTCCTCATCGGTGGAGCAATAGCTGTTACCTATATTGGCCTTGAAAAACTGGGTGGGTGGAACGAAATGACAAGCATCGTAGGCCCAAGCTTTATGAGCATGTGGAGACCAACAGATCATCCCGATTTTCCCTGGACGGGAATTATGTTTGGTGCCCCTATTCTAGGTATATGGTATTGGTGTACCGACCAGTTCATCGTACAGCGAGTACTATCGGCCAAAAATGTTTCCGAGGCCAGAAAGGGCACTATATTCGGTGGTTTTCTCAAGATGACACCCCTTTTCATCTTTGTGGTACCAGGTATTATCGCTTACGCCCTTTCACAAAAAGGCTTGTTGAGCCTTGAAGCTGCAGACCAGGCATTACCTGTACTTATTCAAACATTACTGCCTTCTGGTCTTGTGGGGCTTGTTATTGCCGGATTGCTGGCTGCGCTAATGAGTTCGCTATCATCCGTATTTAATTCTACCTCAACCCTTTTTACACTAGATATTTACAAACGATTCGAGCCCAATGCCAGCGAAAGAAAACTCGTGGTGGTAGGTCAAATCGCAACGGCAGTACTAGTAGTAGTAGGGCTACTCTGGATACCTTTTATGAAATATATTAGCGGCCAGATTTTTACATATCTGCAAAGTGTACAAGCCTATATTGCCCCTCCTATCACAGCCGTCTTTCTGTTCGGACTTTTCTTTAAAAGACTAAACGCCACCGGATCTATAGCGGCACTTCTTTCCGGTCTGGTTTTGGGTGCTATCCGTTTCATCACAGAAGTACTCTATAACCTGGAAAAAATTTCACTGGAAGAAGGTAGTTTTATGCATGGCTATGCTACGATGAACTTCCTGCATTTTGCCATCGTCCTGTTTATTATCTGTGTCATTGTACTAATAGCAGTTAGTATGGCCACAGCACCACCTCCTGCAGAAAAAGTAGAAGGCATTACATACGATCGCAAAGCAGCAAAAACTGCCGAAACCGGTAAAGGAACCGATATCGCACTATCTATTCTGCTCGCTATTATTATTATCGGCTTGTGGATATACTTCAGTTAG
- a CDS encoding 3-hydroxyacyl-CoA dehydrogenase family protein, protein MKNIAVIGSGTMGNGIAHVFAQNGYKVSLIDISEQALEKAMATIGKNLDRQIKKELIDEAKKQDTLANITTYTSMESGLGDTDLVVEAATENIDLKLNIFKQLDSICPDKTILASNTSSISITKIAAVTNRADKVIGMHFMNPVPVMKLVEVIRGYATSDEVTESIMELSRDLRKTPVEVNDYPGFVANRILMPMINEAVYSLYEGVAGVEEIDTVMKLGMAHPMGTLQLADFIGLDVCLSILNVLYDGFGNQKYAPCPLLVNMVTAGAKGVKSGAGFYDYSHGTKDLVVAKQFKK, encoded by the coding sequence ATGAAAAATATAGCCGTAATCGGTTCAGGTACTATGGGCAATGGAATTGCACACGTTTTTGCCCAAAACGGATATAAAGTATCATTGATCGATATTTCAGAGCAGGCCCTGGAAAAGGCCATGGCCACTATAGGCAAAAACCTGGATCGTCAGATCAAAAAGGAACTGATTGACGAAGCAAAAAAGCAGGATACACTGGCTAATATCACCACCTATACCAGCATGGAGAGCGGACTGGGTGATACTGACCTCGTGGTAGAAGCAGCGACAGAGAATATCGACCTTAAGCTTAACATTTTCAAGCAATTAGATAGCATCTGCCCTGACAAGACCATATTGGCATCCAATACGTCTTCTATCTCCATCACCAAAATTGCTGCCGTAACTAACCGCGCTGATAAGGTAATCGGAATGCACTTCATGAATCCGGTACCGGTAATGAAGCTTGTGGAGGTAATCAGAGGTTACGCTACCAGTGACGAAGTAACAGAATCGATCATGGAGCTAAGCCGCGACCTGCGCAAAACGCCGGTAGAGGTAAACGACTACCCTGGCTTTGTTGCTAACCGCATCCTGATGCCCATGATCAATGAGGCAGTATATTCACTGTACGAAGGAGTAGCAGGAGTCGAAGAAATAGACACCGTAATGAAGCTGGGTATGGCCCACCCTATGGGAACTCTTCAACTGGCAGATTTCATCGGTCTCGATGTTTGTCTCTCAATCCTGAATGTATTGTATGATGGGTTCGGAAACCAGAAGTATGCCCCATGTCCACTGCTTGTAAATATGGTAACCGCTGGTGCGAAAGGTGTTAAATCTGGCGCAGGCTTCTACGATTACAGCCATGGTACCAAGGACCTGGTAGTAGCTAAGCAGTTCAAAAAATAA
- a CDS encoding DUF294 nucleotidyltransferase-like domain-containing protein produces the protein MRAVTTTSKDQQLSFFLKEVVPFDRLPEEELKILSDKLSTRHYAPNTLIHTQSVSPVRHLSIVYSGRVEKYFLNRNKQKEFLEYVLPGEIYGGISLLLNNRRSIRTVIAAEETKIYNLTAEDFLRLCQKYERFSSYFTDRFGRRMLNQTYSGFVNNKPDEPVSYEQTDHFFKQKVKEISRPLPVTCSLDTSIREAAALMTAHRSPSVLISGENQILTGIITDLDLRNKVVAKGLNAERPVSEIMSNPLISIDEDCYLYEAVLKMFREKVHQLVVCKGKEAVGVISRNKLLHSQVKSPFIFMQSILTADLLEELVRKWGQVPDIVNQLLSRGVRAEIVNQVISTASDSISQNIIQQTIREMGDPPCRFVFMVLGSEGRREQTLKTDQDNAIIYEDVEDSDRAMVREYFLEFAEKVSFKLDQTGFAYCEGDLMAKNPKWCHSLSHWKRNYRTWVTSPDPEKAMRSAIFFDCRAVYGDETLLTSLRGHILELLHNPSQTFFYLLAKNGLEIKPPLGLFNNFHTVSHEDKKGVINIKRAMSIVVDFARVFSLKHGILATNTGERLRELWDREILSVVEYNELLQAYYYMMQLRLLNQSDAIRQNDTPNNFIDPKSLTKIERVTLKEILKVLDKYQTKLSVQFTGSFLK, from the coding sequence ATGAGAGCAGTAACCACTACGTCTAAAGACCAGCAGCTTTCTTTCTTTTTGAAAGAAGTGGTGCCATTCGACAGGTTGCCCGAAGAGGAACTTAAAATCTTGTCGGATAAACTTAGCACCCGGCATTATGCACCTAATACCCTGATACATACACAATCTGTTAGCCCTGTAAGGCACCTTTCTATTGTTTATTCCGGGAGGGTTGAGAAGTACTTTCTCAACCGTAACAAGCAGAAGGAATTCCTGGAGTATGTTCTTCCCGGCGAGATATATGGTGGTATCAGTCTTCTTCTTAATAACAGGCGGTCTATAAGAACCGTGATTGCGGCAGAGGAAACTAAAATTTACAATCTTACGGCGGAGGACTTTCTAAGGCTTTGCCAGAAGTATGAGCGGTTTTCTTCGTATTTCACAGATAGGTTCGGGCGCCGAATGCTAAACCAGACCTATTCGGGCTTTGTGAATAATAAGCCTGACGAACCGGTATCATACGAGCAGACGGATCACTTTTTTAAGCAAAAAGTGAAGGAAATAAGCAGACCGTTACCTGTTACCTGTTCCCTGGACACATCCATACGGGAAGCCGCAGCCCTGATGACAGCGCACCGTAGTCCCAGTGTGCTCATTAGTGGTGAAAACCAAATCCTTACAGGTATAATCACAGACCTTGATTTGCGCAATAAAGTAGTAGCTAAAGGGCTAAATGCAGAGCGACCTGTAAGCGAGATCATGTCCAATCCCCTGATTTCAATAGATGAAGACTGCTACCTGTATGAAGCAGTCCTTAAAATGTTTAGGGAAAAGGTGCACCAACTGGTAGTTTGCAAGGGTAAAGAAGCAGTTGGGGTGATAAGTCGTAACAAGCTGTTACACAGCCAGGTAAAAAGTCCGTTTATTTTTATGCAGAGTATTCTGACTGCCGACCTTCTAGAGGAGCTGGTCAGAAAATGGGGCCAGGTACCTGATATCGTGAACCAACTTCTGAGTAGGGGTGTGCGGGCCGAGATTGTGAACCAGGTCATAAGTACAGCTTCGGATTCTATTTCACAAAACATTATCCAGCAGACTATCCGTGAGATGGGGGATCCTCCATGCCGGTTTGTATTTATGGTCCTTGGAAGTGAAGGCCGCAGGGAACAGACCCTTAAAACGGATCAGGACAATGCTATTATTTATGAAGATGTAGAAGACAGCGACCGTGCTATGGTCAGGGAGTATTTTCTTGAGTTTGCAGAGAAGGTAAGCTTCAAGCTGGATCAAACTGGTTTTGCCTATTGTGAAGGAGACCTGATGGCCAAAAACCCGAAGTGGTGTCACTCTCTTTCTCATTGGAAACGAAATTACCGAACATGGGTTACTTCTCCTGATCCCGAGAAAGCCATGCGCTCTGCTATCTTTTTCGATTGCCGTGCGGTATACGGAGATGAGACGCTACTAACTTCGCTCAGGGGGCATATTTTAGAACTGTTGCACAACCCCTCGCAGACTTTCTTTTACCTGTTGGCTAAGAATGGGCTGGAGATAAAACCCCCGCTGGGCCTATTCAATAACTTCCATACGGTTTCGCATGAAGACAAAAAAGGAGTAATCAATATCAAAAGAGCCATGAGTATCGTGGTTGATTTTGCGAGGGTGTTTAGTTTGAAGCACGGAATTCTGGCTACTAATACGGGGGAAAGGCTTCGCGAATTATGGGACAGAGAAATACTTAGTGTGGTAGAATACAATGAGTTATTACAGGCTTACTATTACATGATGCAGCTCAGATTACTGAATCAGTCAGATGCCATCCGGCAAAATGATACCCCTAATAACTTCATTGACCCCAAATCGCTTACCAAGATCGAGCGAGTAACGCTTAAAGAAATCTTAAAAGTGCTGGATAAATACCAGACTAAACTGAGCGTGCAGTTTACCGGATCATTTCTGAAATAA
- a CDS encoding arsenate reductase family protein encodes MKHHPNELMIYYDPGTSIGKQTYAYAYTLTKHVNANVYSSTRMTTTLWRELLDKLELRPKDLLDKSHPDYQAKIARNNFDDEGWLNILMHYPYLIKAPIAVKNNKAVLCCKPTAILKLDPGIKMKRFA; translated from the coding sequence ATGAAGCACCACCCTAACGAGTTGATGATCTATTACGATCCGGGAACCAGCATCGGTAAGCAGACTTATGCTTATGCTTATACGCTTACTAAGCACGTAAATGCAAATGTATACAGTAGTACCAGGATGACCACTACCCTGTGGAGGGAGCTACTGGACAAGCTTGAACTCAGACCCAAAGATTTACTGGATAAATCCCATCCGGACTATCAGGCGAAAATAGCCCGTAATAATTTTGACGACGAGGGATGGCTCAATATTCTTATGCACTATCCTTACCTGATCAAAGCACCAATAGCTGTAAAAAACAATAAAGCAGTTCTTTGCTGCAAGCCAACGGCTATTTTGAAGCTTGATCCGGGAATAAAAATGAAGCGATTTGCCTGA
- a CDS encoding S1 RNA-binding domain-containing protein: MLQIGQYNNLIAKRQTSNGWYLVAGGEEVLLPVKHVPEGMKEGDEVNVFVYTDSEDRPVAVSDTPRAVVGDIVSLSVVDVSRHGAFLDWGLEKDLFVPFREQQEKMEKGRLYAVCVCLDHQSGRVIGTSKIRSFLEAPDEGIEEGKEYEGIVFDKTDLGFKVVFAGKYEGLLYANEVFNPLYTGENVKVYVHRVREDGKIDLSLRPAGYAAVKESVDPVYDQLQEAGGYLPYGDHSDPEAIRQKFGMSKKQFKKVIGALYKAGKIEIDQKGIYLPE, encoded by the coding sequence ATGCTTCAAATAGGACAGTATAACAACCTGATAGCCAAAAGACAAACTAGTAATGGTTGGTACCTGGTAGCAGGTGGGGAGGAAGTTCTTTTGCCTGTCAAACATGTGCCGGAAGGAATGAAAGAGGGAGATGAGGTTAATGTATTTGTCTATACAGACTCAGAAGACAGACCGGTTGCGGTATCTGATACTCCCCGTGCCGTGGTAGGTGACATTGTTTCTTTATCCGTGGTGGATGTCTCCAGACATGGAGCCTTCTTAGACTGGGGGTTGGAAAAGGACCTGTTTGTTCCATTCCGGGAGCAGCAGGAAAAAATGGAAAAGGGCAGGCTTTATGCTGTGTGTGTCTGTCTGGACCATCAATCTGGCAGGGTGATCGGCACCAGCAAGATACGCTCTTTCCTTGAAGCGCCTGATGAAGGAATTGAGGAAGGAAAAGAGTATGAAGGGATCGTATTTGATAAGACGGATCTGGGATTCAAGGTGGTCTTTGCCGGTAAATATGAAGGTTTACTTTATGCCAACGAGGTATTTAATCCCCTATACACAGGGGAGAACGTAAAGGTATATGTTCACCGGGTGCGTGAGGATGGAAAAATTGACCTGAGTTTGCGACCTGCAGGATATGCTGCCGTCAAAGAATCAGTAGATCCGGTGTATGATCAATTACAAGAGGCAGGCGGGTACCTGCCATATGGAGATCATTCTGACCCCGAGGCCATTCGTCAAAAATTTGGCATGTCGAAAAAACAATTTAAAAAAGTGATCGGTGCTCTATATAAGGCAGGTAAGATAGAGATAGACCAAAAAGGCATCTACCTGCCGGAGTAG